A DNA window from Vigna unguiculata cultivar IT97K-499-35 chromosome 10, ASM411807v1, whole genome shotgun sequence contains the following coding sequences:
- the LOC114167621 gene encoding uncharacterized protein LOC114167621, with product MESSVVGERSGRVPLSEVVADCVKRWFRDALKEAKTGDINMQVLVGQMYYSGYGVPRDAQKGRVWLTKASRTRSSVWKVGDKHPGYNASDSDSDELKEDS from the exons ATGGAGAGTTCCGTTGTGGGAGAAAGGAGTGGTCGCGTGCCACTGTCAGAGGTGGTGGCAGATTGTGTGAAGCGGTGGTTTAGAGATGCTCTGAAAGAGGCCAAGACAGGGGACATAAACATGCAAGTGTTGGTGGGTCAGATGTACTACAGTGGCTATGGGGTTCCCAGAGATGCTCAGAAG GGAAGAGTTTGGCTAACCAAGGCATCAAGGACTAGATCTTCGGTTTGGAAAGTAGGTGATAAGCACCCAG GTTATAATGCTAGTGACTCTGATTCCGATGAACTGAAGGAGGATTCTTAA